CACACCCTCTATGTGGACCAGGAGCACGATTACTGGGCCGAGCCGCACGCCACAGTCAACCGGGACCTCACCCGGATCCTATTCGGCTCCAACTGGGGCCGCAGCGGCACCAGCCAGGTGGACACCTACCTGATCGAGCTGCCGGCGGACTGGGCCGCCCTGTTGAAATAGCCGCATCCTGCCGCCCGTTCGCTTCTGCTACAATACGTTCGGCGCCGCCGCCTGCGGCGGGCCCGGGAGGTTCCGAACATGGAGTGCCGCGTCGGCTGCGGGGCCTGCTGCATCGCCCCGTCCATCAGCTCGCCGATCCCGGGGATGCCCGGCGGCAAGCCCGCCGGGGTGCGCTGCATCCAGCTCACGCCCGACAACCGCTGCCGCCTCTGGGGGCGCCCCGAGCGGCCGGCGGTGTGCGTCAGCCTCCGGGCTTCGCCCGAGATGTGCGGCGGCGGCGCGGCCGAAGCGCTGGCCTGGCTGGCCCGGCTGGAGCAGCTGACCGCGCCGGCCGCGGGTGCTGCGGCCGATTCACGAACACAGGAGACATCATGACCGACGAACGTTTTCCGCGGGAAGAACTGGCGGGGCGGCTGGAGCGGTTTCAGGCGGCCCTGGCCGGCGCCGGGCTGGACGGCGCCATCGTGCTGCAGCGGGCCGACCGGGTCTGGCTCACCGACGCCGCCTTTCAGGGCGCGCTGCTGGTGCCGGCGGCGGGCGCGCCGCGGCTCTTCGTCTGGCGCGGCCGCGGCCGGATCGGCGGCGGCTGCCCGTGCGAGCCCGAGCCGGTGGCCGGAATGGGCAAGCTGCCGGCGGCGATCGCGGCCGCCGGCCTGGCCGGCTGGCGACGGGTGGGCTTCGAGGAAGACGTGCTCCCCGTGGCCTGGTACCGGCGGCTCGTAGCCGACGTCTGGCCCGCGGCCGAACACGCCGACATCGCCCCGGCGCTGCGGCGCTTGCGCAGCCTCAAATCGCCGCGGGAGCTGGCGCGCGTCCGCGTCAGCGGCCGGGTGCTGGCCGGCGGGTTCGCGGCGCTGCGCACGATCCTGCGCGAGGGGATGCCCGAGTACGAAGCCCAGGCGCGGCTGGATCTGGCCATGCGGCTGGCGGGCGACCAGGCCGCCGGGCGCACCCGCGGCTTCAACGCCGAGGCGCGGGGCGTGGTGGCGTGCGGCGCGTCGGCGGCGGTGGACACCGCCTTCGACGGCCCCATCGGCCAGCCGGGCCGCTACTACCTGGCGCCCATGGGGGCGGGCAGCGGCGTGATCCGCACCGGCGCGCCGGTGATCGCCGACTCCACGGCCGGTTATGCCGGCTACCTGACCGACATGACCCGCACCTACCACATCGGACCGCTGGACCGGCGCTTCGTCGACGCCCATAATTTCTGCGTCCATATCCTGGCTGAAGTCACCCGCCGACTGGTGCCGGGGGCGGTGCCCGAAGAGTTGTACCAATGGGCCGTCGACGAGGCGGCGGCGGCCGGCTACGCGGAGCACTTCATGAACCGGGGCGAGAACAAGGTCCGCTTCCTGGGGCACGGCATCGGGCTGGAGATGGACGAGGTGCCCATTCTGGCCCGGCGCTTCACCGAACCACTGGAGGCGGGAATGGTCTTCGCCGTGGAGCCCAAGATCATCTTCGACGACGGCGGCGTGGGCGTCGAGGACACCATCGTCGTCGGCGCCGGCGGCGGCGAGGTGGTGACGCCCCTGGAACTCGGCCTGATGCAGGTCGGTTGAGACGCAACGGAGCGGAGACCATGCCGTACCTGGTGGACGGCAACAACCTGATGGGCCGCGCGGCGGCGCGCGGGTTGGGCGGGCCCACCGACCGCCGCGGCGTGGTGGCCGCGCTGGCGACGCTTGCCGCCGGGCGCGGCGGGCGATTCACTGTGGTGTTCGACGGAGCGCCGGACGCGCACTTCGCCGGCGACGTTGCGCTCGGCCCCGTCCGAGTGGAATTCGCCGCTCCGCGCTCCGCCGACGACCGGATCCTGGCCCGGGTGCGGGCCGCCCGCAACCCCCGCGACCTGACCGTGGTGACCGACGACCGGGCGCTGGCCGCCGCCGCCCGCGGCCTGGGGGCGCGGGTGGCCGGCGTGAACGAGTTTCTGGACCGCCTGACCTCCGGCGGAGGGCGCACCGCCGGCGCCAAAGGCGACACCGGCCCGGTGGACGTAGCGTTTTGGGAGAGCTACTTCAGCGGCCGCACCGACGACGACTGATCGCTGTCGTACTCGTGCTCGTACTCGTGCTCGTACTCATCATCGTCATCGAGCCTTGAGTACGATTCCGACTTGCGAGCACGAACGCGGCCATCAACCATCAACCTTCAACATCCCCCCAGGAGCTTGCCCATGAAACCGTGGTACGAGGAGCTGTTCGAAAACTACGCCGAGTCGTATGATCGCGAGGTGTTCACCCGGGGCACCGTGGCCGAGTGCGACTTCATCGAAGCGGAGCTGGGACACGACCGCACCCGCACCATTCTGGACATCGGCTGCGGCACCGGCCGCCACGCCATCGAGCTGGCCCGGCGCGGCTGGACCGTGACCGGGATCGACCTGTCGGCGGACCAGCTTCGCCGCGCCAGGGCCAAGGCCCGCGCAGCCGGCGTGACGGTGCGCTTCGAGCGCCGCGACGCCCGCCGCTTCCGCTTCGCCCGCCCGTTCGGCGCGGCCATCCTGATTTGCGAGGGGGCGTTCCCGCTCATGGCGACCGATGCCGAGAACTTCGAGATCCTGCGCTGCGCCGCGCGGGCGCTCACGCCCGGCGCTCCCTTCATCCTGACCACGCTGAACGCGCTGTTCCCCCTGTACCACTCGGTCAAGGAGTTCCTCGACCAGCACCCGTCGGGCGTGACCACCCAGGCCGGCGCGTTCGACCTGCTCACCTTCCGGGACCGCTCCACCGTCGCGGTCATCGACGACTCCGGCCGGACCAGGACGCTGGCCACCGACGAGCGGTTCTACGCTCCGAGCGAGATCGCCTGGCTGCTAGCGACGGCCGGGTTCACCGACATCGAGATCCGGGGGTGCGACACCGGCGTCTTCGATCACAACAGGCCCCTCACCCCTGACGATTTCGAGATGCTGGTCATCGCCCGCCGGGCGGCGAGCGGTGCAGTCTGAATGAATCGGGAGATAGTCATCCAACGGATGGATGGCTTATTTTAAATCCGGGAAAGCCTCGAACAGAAACTCCAGATCGTCCAGGTCTTTGGGCCTGTTGACAGCCTGCTTGTTCCGGATCAGACACGCGGCACCCAGATAATGAACCGGGATCTGCCGATCGCCGATGTCCGTGTGGGCGATCACGCGGGTGTCCCACGCTTCGGAAAACGGAATTGCCGTGATGGTGTTCATCAGATCGATCCGGTTCGGCGGTCGCCCGAATTGGAAGATGATACCCGGGACCAGTAAATCCGATGCCGTCTGAATTCCAGGCACACGGCCATGCCAGAATTCAGAGAGCGCTCGGTATAGCCGTTCGGCATTGTCTGTTGACGCTTCGTAGAAAAAATCGATGTCTCCGGTCAGCCGGGCATGGCCGTGAAAAATGACCGCCTCGCCGCCGACAATCACATAGCGGACGTCGTGCTGATGGAGCAGCCTGATGAATTCGCGGATATCAGTCGAGAAGTGAGCGGCGTTCATAGACGATGGGCGCATCGCGGACATCGGGAGCGTTCGTCCCGAATGCCCGTTCCCTGAGCGCTCTGGCGATGGCCTGACGCTCGGCGGGCGTCAGGCGAATTTCTTGTTCGATCTCCCATGCCCGCGCCTCTTCGAAAGAATGTGCCACATGAACAACGGGATCCACAGCGTTCCTTTAACTGCCAAATTTTCTATATTTTACATTATTCCGTCAGGTGGTTCAAGCCCGGTTGCCACAAACCAAATTCAAGAAAAACAATGGTTACTACGTCTAATATCCGTACCGAGTCGCAGACGATGACCGGTATGATGGAGGACTCATGACCAACGGCGTACGCTCCGCTCCGCCCGTGCCGGCCGGTTGCTTCCGATTGGTGTCGGCCGCGCTGTTCCTGTTGGTGTCAGCCGCCGGTCTGATCGCCCAGGCGAGTCCCGTTTCCGCGGCCGTCGAGACGGTCCGGCAGAACTACCGGATGATCGAAGACGGGGTGGCGCAAGGGCTCTTCAGTCAGTGCCGGTTCGAGCTGGGCGGCGGACAGAATCCGACGGAATATACGGTCCACTACCAGGGCGGCGGCGACGCCGATTTCGAACGGGACCCGTATGCCGCGCCGTTCGCGTTGCGGCGGGTGGCGCTGCGCCGGGTGCTGCCGGCGGTGGGGCCGGGCACCGCCGTGTTCTACTATGACGTCGCCGGCGCGGTGAGCTTCGTGCTGGCCCAGGGACCGGACCTATGCGCCACCGGGCTCACCGACATCGCCCCGGCCACCGAGATCCGGGCCTATTTCGCCGGCGGCCGGCTGGTGCGGGCGATCTTCCGGAACCTTATGTCGGATGCCGCCGAGCTGACGTGGGACGCCGGCGCTCTCGCCGCGCCTGAGCTGCAAGCCCGGGCGGTGAAAGTCGAGGCGGCGTACGCCCACCGCGCCGCCGAACTGCGGCAGGCGCTGGAGTTGCTGGCCAGGTAGTGGCGCGGGCGCGATCGGCCGCGTGCGAAGCGAATCACTGGAACAAACGACGGACGACGTCGATGATGTCTTCCAGGTCCGGGCCGCCGCGGTCGACGGGCTCGTCCACAAAACCCCGGCTGCGGTCGGACGACCGGCGGGCCTCCAGCTCCAGGCGCTCGCGGCGGATCCGGGCGGATTCCTCGGCGAGGCGCTCCTTCTCTTTGGTCCGGGCCCTTTTCAGACCGCCTTCCCGGATGAACCGGATCACCTTCTGCAGCTCCTGGTAATCGAACCAGGTGCCATGGGTTTTGCAGCGGTCGATGATGACCCCGGAGCAGCCGGCGAAATTCGTCCGGTGCATCAGCTTGCCGCAGACGGGGCAGGGGATGTAGTGCCGGCCGGCCGCCGCCGCGTCCGGCGCCCGGGCCGGGGCTTGCGCCGTGCCCAGCACCGCCTCCTGCTCCTCGCGCTCGGCGCAGATGCGCTCGAAGCTGGCGGTATCGATCCAGAGGCCGCCGCAGGCGGCGCATTCGTCCACGTGGGCGGCACCCACCCGGATCCGGTGCAACCCGGCGGCGCAGCGGGGGCAGGCGCCGACGGCCGCCGCGGCGACCTCCCGGCTTGCCGCGGCGCCGCACCAGGGGCAGTGGGCCATGCCCACGAACAGGGCGCCGAAGCACTCCGGACAGGCCACCGTGGCGAGCGACGAACCGCAATAGGCGCAGCGGACGCTCTCCGGCGCGGCCTCGGCGCCGCATTGGGGACAACTCAGGGTGCCGGGACGCGGGGCGGGGGGGGTGTCGGGCATCGTGCGCTCCTCCAGCAGGCGGCCATCCGCCAAGGTGTCGCTATCAAAGTTTATCGGCGCGGGGATCGATGTCAAGCCCGATGGCGTTCCGAAACGCCAGCCTCAGTTTCGGAAATTCTCCCCCTCGGTGGACACTTTGCCGGCGATGGCGGCGATGGTGCGGGCGTGGGCGTTGGTGCCGGCGAAGTCCTCAAACCGGCCGGGCACGAGGCGGGGGTCGGGATCTTTGAAGGCGTCGAGGATGAAAAGTTCGGTGTAAAATTGAAGTTCCTCCAGGTTGAAGTTGGCGGCGCGCACATACATGTTGCAGATGGGCAGGTCGATGACGTAGTCGCGGCCGTCGAGACGGCGGAGGCGGGGGAAATAGTCCTCGAGACCCTCCTTGTCCTTCTTGTCGGGGTAGGGACCCAGTGCGTCGATGGTGAGCCAGATGGAGGAGTGAGTTTCCACACGGCGGGGGCAGCAGGGAAGGAGCCAGACATCCTCCCAGATGGTCCGGTCGTCGGGTGAATCCCAGACGTGCGGAATGTAGTAGAGCCAGTTCAAGGCGGCGTCCCTCTGTGAAAATCACCGCGTTGTTTGGCGGCGCCCGTCAATATTTCACCACGGCAGCCGGTTGTCGTGACTGCGGCCGAAGCGGGCATCCACCGGCCGGTCGGGCTCCTGGATCGTCGGTCCACCGCAGGCCGGCTTTGGGGGGATGGTCCGGCTCAAATACTGCTTCCAAACCCATCCCGGTTTAGATAGAATGCGTTTAGTCTACATGCATTTCTGAACTATTCATTGAGCCACGCAAGGAGGCATTATGTGCGCCAAGATCCGTGAGCAGGAAGCACTGGATTACCATTCACTCGGGCAGCCGGGCAAGATCGAGGTGATCTCCTC
The Acidobacteriota bacterium DNA segment above includes these coding regions:
- a CDS encoding YkgJ family cysteine cluster protein; translated protein: MECRVGCGACCIAPSISSPIPGMPGGKPAGVRCIQLTPDNRCRLWGRPERPAVCVSLRASPEMCGGGAAEALAWLARLEQLTAPAAGAAADSRTQETS
- a CDS encoding aminopeptidase P family protein; amino-acid sequence: MTDERFPREELAGRLERFQAALAGAGLDGAIVLQRADRVWLTDAAFQGALLVPAAGAPRLFVWRGRGRIGGGCPCEPEPVAGMGKLPAAIAAAGLAGWRRVGFEEDVLPVAWYRRLVADVWPAAEHADIAPALRRLRSLKSPRELARVRVSGRVLAGGFAALRTILREGMPEYEAQARLDLAMRLAGDQAAGRTRGFNAEARGVVACGASAAVDTAFDGPIGQPGRYYLAPMGAGSGVIRTGAPVIADSTAGYAGYLTDMTRTYHIGPLDRRFVDAHNFCVHILAEVTRRLVPGAVPEELYQWAVDEAAAAGYAEHFMNRGENKVRFLGHGIGLEMDEVPILARRFTEPLEAGMVFAVEPKIIFDDGGVGVEDTIVVGAGGGEVVTPLELGLMQVG
- a CDS encoding NYN domain-containing protein; amino-acid sequence: MPYLVDGNNLMGRAAARGLGGPTDRRGVVAALATLAAGRGGRFTVVFDGAPDAHFAGDVALGPVRVEFAAPRSADDRILARVRAARNPRDLTVVTDDRALAAAARGLGARVAGVNEFLDRLTSGGGRTAGAKGDTGPVDVAFWESYFSGRTDDD
- a CDS encoding class I SAM-dependent methyltransferase, yielding MKPWYEELFENYAESYDREVFTRGTVAECDFIEAELGHDRTRTILDIGCGTGRHAIELARRGWTVTGIDLSADQLRRARAKARAAGVTVRFERRDARRFRFARPFGAAILICEGAFPLMATDAENFEILRCAARALTPGAPFILTTLNALFPLYHSVKEFLDQHPSGVTTQAGAFDLLTFRDRSTVAVIDDSGRTRTLATDERFYAPSEIAWLLATAGFTDIEIRGCDTGVFDHNRPLTPDDFEMLVIARRAASGAV